The following proteins are encoded in a genomic region of Syntrophotaleaceae bacterium:
- a CDS encoding carbon-nitrogen family hydrolase gives MTGTTTAAAVQFPIAPGQVEKNLDQALAALHRLGLRKVRLAVLPEMWSTGFDYRSLPDEAEKTPAVLEQIADSTKRLNMVVVGSLPEKVDGALFNTTFVVDDGRVAGTYRKMHLFSPMGEHLHFQAGSQILVVPTSAGRLGMAICYDLRFPELFRLLTLSGAEIICLPAEWPAPRQEQWRTLIKARAIENQLFLIAANCCGRQGRFDFFGMSLIVSPQGEILAEAGTEAEEITADLDFAAMRDYREKIPALKDRRADVYGNLP, from the coding sequence ATGACTGGAACAACGACAGCCGCAGCCGTGCAGTTCCCCATTGCCCCGGGGCAGGTCGAAAAAAATCTTGACCAGGCACTCGCCGCCCTGCACCGCCTGGGTTTACGCAAGGTGCGTCTGGCGGTGCTGCCCGAAATGTGGAGCACCGGCTTCGATTACCGCTCTCTGCCGGACGAAGCGGAAAAAACCCCGGCCGTACTGGAACAGATCGCGGACTCAACCAAGCGTCTGAACATGGTCGTGGTGGGATCTCTGCCGGAAAAGGTTGACGGCGCCCTTTTCAATACCACTTTCGTTGTCGATGACGGCCGGGTGGCAGGGACCTACCGCAAAATGCACCTTTTTTCTCCCATGGGCGAACATCTGCATTTTCAGGCGGGAAGCCAGATTCTCGTGGTACCGACCTCCGCCGGTCGGCTCGGCATGGCCATCTGTTACGACCTCCGTTTTCCCGAACTGTTTCGGCTCCTGACCCTGTCCGGAGCGGAGATCATCTGCCTGCCCGCCGAGTGGCCGGCTCCCCGGCAGGAGCAATGGCGGACCTTGATCAAGGCGCGAGCCATCGAGAACCAGCTCTTCCTGATAGCGGCCAACTGCTGCGGTCGTCAGGGCCGATTCGACTTTTTCGGCATGAGCCTGATCGTCTCGCCGCAGGGGGAGATCCTTGCCGAAGCGGGAACCGAGGCTGAGGAGATCACGGCCGACCTCGACTTCGCCGCCATGCGCGACTACCGGGAAAAGATACCAGCGCTCAAGGACCGCAGGGCGGATGTTTACGGAAATCTTCCTTGA
- the trxB gene encoding thioredoxin-disulfide reductase, with protein MNKTAYDVIIIGGGPAGLTAGLYTSRAKLDTLLVERMIVGGQVMTTTKVENYPGFPGGIDGPELVARFQEHCQEFGLQVTSGEVQQLIDKGDYKSVIVDGEEYRARAVIVTTGAEPRKLGIPGEKELAGRGVSYCATCDGAFFRDVPVAVIGGGDTAAEEAIFLSRFASKVYLVHRRDKLRATSVLQERVLANPKIEVVWNNVPEEVIGDKRGVCELKIRNKLTDEVSSLAVEGVFFAIGVIPKAHFLANVLKLNEEGYILTDTEGRTSLPGVFAAGDVRSKMLKQIATAVGDGAVAAIAVEKYLEGF; from the coding sequence ATGAACAAAACCGCATACGATGTCATTATCATCGGCGGCGGACCCGCCGGTCTGACCGCCGGACTCTATACCTCCCGGGCCAAGCTCGACACCCTGCTGGTCGAACGCATGATCGTCGGCGGCCAGGTCATGACCACCACCAAGGTCGAAAACTATCCCGGTTTTCCAGGGGGCATCGACGGTCCCGAACTCGTGGCCCGATTCCAGGAGCACTGCCAGGAATTCGGCCTTCAGGTCACCAGCGGGGAGGTTCAGCAGCTGATCGACAAGGGCGACTACAAAAGTGTCATCGTCGACGGCGAGGAATACCGCGCCCGGGCGGTCATCGTCACCACCGGCGCCGAACCGCGCAAGCTCGGCATTCCCGGCGAAAAGGAGCTTGCCGGCCGCGGCGTCTCCTATTGCGCCACCTGTGACGGGGCGTTTTTTCGGGACGTACCCGTCGCCGTCATCGGCGGCGGGGATACGGCGGCGGAAGAGGCGATCTTTCTCAGCCGTTTCGCCAGCAAGGTCTACCTCGTCCATCGCCGGGACAAACTGCGGGCCACCAGCGTGCTTCAGGAGCGGGTCCTGGCCAATCCCAAGATCGAGGTGGTCTGGAACAACGTCCCCGAGGAAGTCATTGGCGACAAGCGGGGGGTTTGCGAGCTCAAGATCAGGAACAAATTGACAGATGAGGTCTCCTCTCTGGCCGTCGAAGGGGTTTTCTTCGCCATCGGCGTCATCCCCAAGGCCCATTTTCTGGCAAACGTTCTCAAACTGAACGAGGAAGGCTATATTCTCACCGATACGGAAGGCCGCACCTCTCTGCCGGGGGTTTTCGCCGCCGGCGATGTGCGCAGCAAAATGCTGAAGCAGATCGCCACCGCAGTCGGGGACGGAGCCGTGGCGGCGATCGCGGTGGAGAAATATCTGGAAGGATTTTAA
- a CDS encoding tetratricopeptide repeat protein: protein MRGLALLMTVTLCLVGFAVPAFAQVPVNEQARRHFDRGTAAVEIAESQSDFAAAAREFEEAVRLAPEWPEAYYNLGLVREKLEDLEGAISSLNRYLELAPGAADAAAVRSQLNKIEYKRDKRGEMKNFFDILARPIHTKRLVNETGSCQKWTKDMVVSGNKVIIVNSLKQMYNSKEIRKWAEDYFDVQFDNKKYNYKAIHYKCTAETSRGFKTDPYCPTNYSVSGEIVSLDPITLKEDIVVFDKMIPHNNGRCNQVWEIHE from the coding sequence ATGCGAGGTTTGGCCCTTTTGATGACCGTGACGTTGTGCCTGGTTGGCTTTGCTGTTCCAGCCTTTGCGCAGGTGCCCGTGAACGAACAGGCGCGGCGCCACTTCGACCGCGGCACAGCCGCCGTAGAAATAGCGGAGTCACAAAGCGATTTTGCAGCTGCGGCCAGGGAATTCGAGGAAGCTGTCCGCTTGGCTCCAGAATGGCCGGAGGCCTACTACAATCTCGGCCTGGTTCGCGAGAAGCTCGAGGATCTTGAAGGTGCCATCTCCAGCCTCAACCGCTACCTGGAACTGGCACCCGGTGCTGCAGACGCCGCAGCGGTCCGAAGCCAGCTCAACAAGATCGAGTACAAACGGGACAAGCGCGGCGAGATGAAAAATTTTTTCGATATTCTGGCACGACCGATTCATACGAAGAGGTTGGTGAATGAAACAGGTTCCTGTCAAAAATGGACAAAGGATATGGTCGTGTCAGGCAATAAAGTCATAATTGTGAATTCGTTGAAACAAATGTATAATTCCAAAGAAATACGTAAGTGGGCAGAAGATTATTTCGATGTTCAGTTCGATAATAAAAAATATAATTACAAAGCGATACACTATAAGTGTACAGCAGAAACATCGAGAGGTTTTAAAACGGATCCGTATTGTCCAACAAACTACAGTGTGAGTGGAGAAATAGTATCCTTGGATCCGATCACTTTAAAGGAAGATATTGTTGTTTTTGATAAAATGATTCCGCACAACAATGGTAGATGCAATCAGGTTTGGGAGATTCATGAATAA
- a CDS encoding YifB family Mg chelatase-like AAA ATPase: MLAKVLSGALIGIDAYPVEVEVDIVQGLPQFATVGLPDGAVKESKDRVKAAIKNSGYEFPVRRITINLAPADIRKDGAAFDLPMAIGILAATGVVPSDRAAKFAFLGELSLDGCIKPVRGALPVAVAAHQWGLDGLILPLENAREGAIVEGLTIYGISDLGQLVDFLNGRQAVEPCRVDAAELFAQGSIHDVDFAEVRGQEHVKRSLEVAASGGHNLLMVGPPGSGKTMLARRLPTILPDMGFAEALDTTKIHSIVGLLPRQDALISTRPFRSPHHTISDAGLIGGGTMPKPGEVSLAHHGVLFLDELLEFKKNVLEMLRQPLEDGQVTISRAATTLTYPADFMLVAAMNPCPCGYLGDPLHSCTCTPLMVQRYRRRLSGPLLDRIDLHVEVPRISHKELSEDEEGESSAAIRARVERAREIQRERFAGSTTLCNAAMKPRQLRKFCALDEAGQQLMEMVTDRLGFSARTYTRLLKVARTIADLAESEQIQQSHLAEAIQYRSLDRRTQ, from the coding sequence ATGCTTGCCAAGGTGCTGTCCGGAGCATTGATCGGAATCGACGCCTATCCGGTGGAGGTCGAGGTGGACATCGTCCAAGGGCTTCCCCAGTTCGCCACCGTCGGCCTTCCTGACGGGGCAGTCAAGGAGAGCAAGGACCGGGTCAAAGCAGCCATCAAGAATTCCGGCTACGAATTCCCTGTCCGCCGCATCACCATCAATCTCGCCCCCGCTGACATTCGCAAGGACGGCGCGGCCTTTGATTTGCCGATGGCCATCGGCATCCTCGCCGCGACCGGGGTCGTTCCGAGCGATCGCGCCGCAAAATTCGCCTTTCTCGGCGAACTGAGCCTGGACGGATGCATCAAACCGGTCCGCGGCGCCCTTCCGGTCGCCGTCGCCGCCCATCAATGGGGCCTCGACGGGCTCATCCTGCCCCTGGAAAACGCCCGTGAAGGGGCCATTGTCGAGGGCCTGACCATTTACGGCATTTCCGACCTCGGTCAACTGGTCGATTTTTTGAACGGCCGGCAGGCGGTCGAACCGTGCCGGGTCGACGCCGCCGAGCTGTTCGCCCAGGGCTCGATTCACGACGTCGATTTTGCCGAAGTGAGGGGGCAGGAGCATGTCAAGCGGTCCCTGGAGGTAGCTGCCAGCGGCGGTCATAATCTCCTGATGGTCGGCCCTCCCGGCAGTGGTAAGACCATGCTGGCCCGGCGTTTGCCCACCATCCTGCCGGATATGGGTTTCGCCGAAGCTCTGGACACCACCAAGATCCATTCAATCGTCGGCCTGCTGCCCCGCCAGGACGCCCTCATCTCCACCCGCCCCTTCCGCAGCCCCCACCACACCATCTCCGACGCCGGACTCATCGGCGGCGGTACGATGCCGAAACCGGGTGAAGTCTCCCTGGCTCATCACGGCGTGCTGTTCCTCGACGAACTGCTCGAATTCAAGAAAAACGTGCTGGAGATGCTGCGTCAGCCTCTGGAAGACGGTCAGGTCACCATCAGCCGTGCCGCCACCACCCTGACCTATCCCGCCGACTTCATGCTGGTCGCGGCCATGAACCCCTGCCCCTGCGGCTACCTGGGTGACCCCCTCCATTCCTGCACCTGCACCCCGCTGATGGTCCAGCGCTATCGGCGGCGCCTCTCCGGCCCACTGCTGGACCGCATCGACCTGCATGTGGAAGTGCCGCGCATCAGCCACAAAGAGCTGTCGGAGGATGAAGAGGGCGAAAGCAGCGCCGCCATCCGTGCCCGCGTGGAGCGGGCACGGGAGATCCAGCGGGAACGCTTTGCCGGCAGCACCACCCTCTGCAACGCCGCCATGAAACCCCGACAGCTGCGCAAGTTCTGCGCCCTCGACGAAGCCGGGCAGCAGCTGATGGAAATGGTCACCGACCGCCTCGGCTTCTCCGCCCGCACCTACACCCGCCTCCTAAAAGTCGCCCGCACCATCGCCGATCTGGCCGAAAGCGAACAGATCCAACAATCCCACCTGGCCGAGGCAATTCAGTATCGGAGCCTTGACCGGCGGACGCAATAG
- a CDS encoding cation:proton antiporter, with product MDTLSHSEITALFLALGLLLASARLLGEMALRFNLPSVLGEILAGVLWGPTLFGALAPDWHGFLFPMTGGGALAFEGLTLLAIALFLLVAGMEVDLSTIWRQGRAAINIGIAGMVVPFTLGFVASWYLPGLMGMEEGAERLVFALFMATALSISALPVIAKTLMDLNLYRSDLGMLVVAAAVLNDLVGWIVFAVILGMLGADPDALGIGRTIWLTLGFALIVLTVVRWAFNRVLPWIQAHTSWPGGVLGLALSLALIAAACTEWIGIHAIFGTFLIGVAMGDSRHLRVRTRATIEQFVSFIFAPLFFASIGLKVDFLANFDLLLVLIVLVIAIVGKVVGCGLASRLSGLSRRESLAVGFGLNARGAMEIILGLLALQYGLISEQLFVALVVMALATSLMSGPFMQRLLHLKKPLRFTDFLSSRAFVLKLSAFSRTEAIEELAQAVAEDALLDGETIGRRVLSREALMPTGLGKGVAVPHARLPGLVKPVVAVGLSRSGIDFDSPDGTAAHVICLILTPVMDEGAQLEILADIARTFKPPEIRDKVLGVAGFTEFLALARSGDQPN from the coding sequence ATGGATACACTGAGTCACAGTGAAATTACAGCGCTGTTTCTGGCTTTAGGCCTTTTGCTGGCCTCTGCCCGGTTGCTCGGTGAAATGGCGCTGCGTTTCAACTTGCCGTCTGTGCTGGGCGAAATCCTGGCCGGAGTCTTGTGGGGGCCGACTCTGTTCGGCGCCCTGGCTCCCGACTGGCATGGTTTCCTTTTTCCCATGACTGGCGGAGGGGCTTTGGCTTTCGAGGGCTTGACCCTCCTGGCTATCGCTCTTTTCCTGCTGGTGGCCGGGATGGAAGTCGATCTTTCCACCATCTGGCGTCAAGGACGGGCTGCCATCAACATCGGCATCGCCGGGATGGTCGTCCCTTTCACACTGGGTTTCGTCGCCTCCTGGTATCTGCCGGGACTCATGGGTATGGAGGAGGGCGCGGAACGGCTGGTCTTCGCCCTCTTCATGGCCACCGCCCTGTCCATCTCGGCGCTGCCGGTCATTGCCAAGACCCTGATGGACCTCAACCTCTACCGAAGCGACCTGGGTATGCTCGTGGTGGCGGCGGCGGTACTCAACGATCTGGTGGGCTGGATCGTCTTTGCCGTCATTCTCGGCATGCTGGGGGCGGATCCGGATGCGCTGGGAATCGGTCGGACCATCTGGCTGACCCTCGGTTTCGCCCTCATCGTCCTGACCGTGGTCCGCTGGGCCTTCAACCGTGTGCTGCCCTGGATTCAGGCACACACCAGCTGGCCCGGCGGAGTCCTGGGTTTGGCCCTGTCGCTGGCTCTGATTGCCGCCGCTTGCACGGAATGGATCGGTATACATGCTATCTTCGGCACCTTTTTGATCGGTGTGGCCATGGGTGATTCACGCCATCTGCGGGTGCGCACCCGGGCCACCATCGAGCAGTTCGTGTCCTTCATCTTTGCGCCCCTGTTTTTCGCCAGCATCGGCCTTAAGGTTGATTTCCTCGCCAACTTCGATCTTCTTTTGGTGCTGATCGTCCTGGTCATCGCCATTGTCGGCAAGGTGGTAGGTTGTGGCCTGGCCAGCCGCCTGAGCGGACTCTCCCGACGAGAGTCCCTGGCGGTTGGCTTCGGCCTCAATGCCCGGGGCGCCATGGAGATCATTCTCGGCCTGCTCGCACTGCAATACGGTTTGATCAGCGAACAGCTTTTCGTCGCCCTGGTGGTCATGGCTCTGGCCACCTCGCTGATGAGCGGCCCTTTCATGCAGCGCCTGCTGCACCTCAAAAAACCCCTGCGATTTACTGACTTTCTCAGCTCGAGGGCCTTCGTCCTCAAACTGTCCGCCTTTTCCCGGACCGAGGCCATCGAGGAGCTGGCCCAGGCTGTCGCCGAGGATGCCCTGCTCGACGGAGAAACGATTGGACGCCGTGTGCTGTCCCGGGAAGCCCTCATGCCCACTGGACTCGGCAAGGGGGTGGCCGTGCCCCATGCCCGTCTGCCCGGACTGGTCAAGCCGGTGGTTGCGGTCGGTCTGTCCCGTTCCGGCATCGACTTCGATAGCCCGGACGGCACCGCAGCCCATGTTATCTGCCTGATACTCACCCCGGTCATGGACGAAGGAGCCCAACTGGAGATCCTGGCTGACATTGCCCGTACCTTCAAGCCCCCGGAAATCAGGGACAAGGTCCTCGGCGTGGCCGGTTTTACAGAATTTCTGGCGCTGGCGCGCAGCGGAGACCAACCGAACTAA
- a CDS encoding DUF2330 domain-containing protein produces MIRRVKSQILWSSLVVAALLSIVQNASADMGQIHASDAAIRENSQKAIILHNGIEEVLILGTDLKADRKTAVLRFIPFPSEPRIMKAPDATFDVLAEVLKKHRLQFLMASKGGATAGAPVELLLHEKLGSHDMTLIKVNDAVHFRAWANTYFKRKGLPTKAEYATAEAIVDDYVKRGIPYFVIDYVEVTEQTRFIEPVAYRFASKSLYYPLKTSNTFGGKGAIELVLLLPGTLCEPSLGAYDTCLGLPAFNQHVQVSTSAAVPVDDLAGIYPESEAFFGGRQVFMQMVSYQGDYSFEEDVFEDPGKAIPSAYGYAEEQHGNPWLLPVEQIVRDLEQGSHDAPTLQDPRCALQPDPGPCKGLFEKFYFDTAEGICKTFFYGGCQGVVPFDTREECAAVCLGEQKHSEPRDGEKPR; encoded by the coding sequence GTGATACGGAGAGTAAAAAGCCAGATACTGTGGTCATCCCTTGTGGTGGCCGCCTTGTTGTCTATTGTCCAGAATGCTTCTGCCGACATGGGACAGATCCACGCGAGTGATGCTGCCATCCGGGAGAACTCGCAGAAGGCGATCATTCTTCACAATGGAATCGAGGAGGTCCTGATCCTCGGCACCGACCTCAAAGCTGACCGGAAAACAGCCGTCCTTCGCTTCATCCCCTTCCCTTCCGAGCCCCGGATCATGAAGGCCCCGGACGCGACCTTTGATGTCCTGGCCGAGGTGCTGAAGAAACACCGCCTGCAGTTCCTGATGGCCAGCAAGGGCGGCGCAACGGCAGGCGCACCTGTCGAATTGCTCCTTCACGAAAAACTTGGCTCACACGACATGACCCTCATCAAGGTGAACGATGCCGTGCATTTCAGGGCGTGGGCGAACACCTATTTCAAAAGGAAGGGGCTTCCCACAAAAGCGGAATACGCCACTGCCGAAGCGATTGTGGACGATTACGTGAAGCGCGGCATTCCGTACTTCGTCATCGATTATGTCGAGGTTACCGAACAAACGCGTTTCATCGAGCCGGTTGCCTACCGGTTCGCCAGCAAGAGTCTCTACTACCCGCTCAAAACCTCGAATACCTTTGGGGGCAAGGGGGCCATTGAACTGGTTCTGCTACTGCCGGGAACGCTTTGCGAGCCTTCCCTTGGGGCTTACGACACCTGCCTCGGCCTTCCTGCGTTCAATCAGCACGTGCAGGTCAGCACTTCGGCCGCCGTGCCTGTCGACGATCTCGCAGGGATTTATCCTGAATCGGAAGCGTTTTTCGGCGGCCGCCAGGTCTTCATGCAGATGGTCAGCTACCAAGGCGATTATTCCTTTGAAGAGGATGTTTTTGAGGACCCGGGCAAAGCGATCCCCAGCGCTTACGGCTATGCCGAAGAGCAGCACGGAAACCCGTGGCTGCTGCCTGTGGAGCAGATTGTGAGGGATCTCGAGCAGGGGAGCCACGACGCACCAACCCTGCAAGACCCTCGCTGCGCGCTTCAGCCCGATCCAGGCCCGTGCAAGGGGCTTTTCGAGAAGTTTTACTTCGACACGGCTGAGGGGATCTGCAAGACCTTCTTTTACGGGGGCTGCCAGGGGGTTGTTCCCTTTGATACCAGGGAAGAATGCGCGGCCGTCTGCCTTGGGGAGCAGAAGCACTCAGAGCCCAGAGACGGGGAGAAGCCAAGATGA
- a CDS encoding tetratricopeptide repeat protein, protein MVRIFFATHALCFVIFFSALGTDAIAAVSDQAQRHFDRGTAAVEMAVSESDFEVAAGEFEEAIRLAPDWPEAHYNLGLVREKLNDLDGAIYSFRRYLALAPQAGDAAAVRSQINKVEFRREKLAKEAQVPTLLDGTWRGFMSFCGGSRSELRFYHWGGGEVSVELPVNWNADPGVATDPKRVAVETEGRQVRFSFRSKSVVPGIGTYYCDIEYDLSLVEPGILKGVIKQKDAPGREVILKKR, encoded by the coding sequence ATGGTGAGAATTTTCTTCGCGACTCATGCCCTTTGTTTCGTTATTTTCTTCAGTGCGCTTGGCACAGATGCCATCGCAGCCGTGAGCGATCAGGCCCAGCGCCACTTCGATCGCGGCACGGCAGCGGTGGAAATGGCTGTATCAGAAAGCGACTTTGAAGTCGCCGCCGGGGAATTCGAAGAGGCAATCCGCCTAGCTCCAGACTGGCCGGAGGCTCACTATAATCTTGGCCTGGTTCGCGAGAAGCTCAATGATCTGGACGGCGCCATCTACAGCTTCCGCCGCTACCTGGCCCTGGCACCTCAGGCTGGCGATGCCGCAGCGGTCCGGAGCCAGATCAACAAGGTCGAATTCCGTCGGGAAAAGCTTGCCAAAGAAGCCCAAGTTCCCACCTTGCTTGACGGAACCTGGCGCGGCTTCATGTCCTTCTGCGGCGGCAGTCGCAGCGAGCTTCGTTTCTACCACTGGGGGGGAGGTGAAGTCTCTGTGGAACTTCCGGTCAACTGGAATGCCGATCCGGGGGTCGCCACTGATCCGAAGAGGGTCGCTGTTGAAACAGAGGGAAGGCAAGTCAGGTTTTCCTTCCGCAGCAAGTCTGTGGTGCCAGGTATCGGCACATATTACTGTGACATTGAGTATGATTTGAGTCTTGTCGAGCCCGGCATTCTGAAGGGCGTCATCAAGCAGAAAGACGCTCCGGGCAGGGAAGTTATCCTGAAAAAGCGGTAA
- a CDS encoding monovalent cation/H+ antiporter complex subunit F has product MMDSVFIGSGIALLLLMGLCLVRVVYGPTILDRILGGNVIGTKTTVLLLIIGVLYNNVSMFVDIAIAYALLNFIATLGAAKYFLRRKDTPFH; this is encoded by the coding sequence ATGATGGACTCAGTTTTTATCGGCTCGGGGATCGCCCTGCTTCTGCTGATGGGGCTTTGCCTGGTGCGTGTGGTCTACGGTCCGACCATTCTCGACCGGATTCTCGGCGGCAACGTGATCGGCACCAAGACCACCGTGCTGCTGCTGATTATCGGCGTACTCTACAATAATGTGTCGATGTTCGTCGATATTGCCATCGCCTATGCCCTGCTCAACTTTATCGCGACCTTGGGCGCCGCTAAGTATTTCCTGCGGCGCAAGGATACGCCCTTCCATTAG
- a CDS encoding Na+/H+ antiporter subunit E produces MAKVATFITMLAFWVIMSGMFDAFHLSLGIISCLLVTLLSHELLFYGEKKRFWVKGPFGLFLYFPWLFWQIVIANIQVAYIVLHPRMLDLIDPQLFRFKTFLKRPISKVTFAQSITLTPGTITVDIHEDEFTVYALTRSAAESLPGEMERRVGKALEPVK; encoded by the coding sequence ATGGCGAAAGTGGCAACCTTCATTACCATGCTGGCCTTCTGGGTCATCATGTCGGGCATGTTCGATGCCTTTCATCTGTCCCTGGGGATCATCAGCTGTCTGCTGGTCACCCTGCTCAGCCATGAACTTCTTTTTTATGGGGAAAAGAAGCGCTTCTGGGTCAAAGGACCTTTTGGCCTGTTTCTCTACTTCCCGTGGCTTTTCTGGCAAATTGTCATCGCCAACATTCAGGTCGCCTACATCGTTCTGCACCCCCGGATGCTGGACCTCATCGATCCCCAGCTGTTCCGCTTCAAGACTTTTTTGAAACGCCCGATTTCCAAAGTGACCTTTGCCCAGTCGATCACCCTGACTCCCGGCACCATTACCGTCGACATCCATGAAGACGAGTTTACCGTCTATGCCCTGACCCGCAGCGCTGCCGAATCCCTTCCCGGGGAAATGGAACGCCGGGTGGGTAAAGCCCTGGAACCAGTAAAATGA
- a CDS encoding SHOCT domain-containing protein, protein MTHKGQLTPGGQTVLQAKIGIVVVAFFLLFGLVFGFVVLQETPDSEGSLKLLIGLFFLIWVVACLGIIVFYTRLMSKRGSPTDNSLVDIHLESTAGFDERLRALEALKSDGLLSEEEYRAKREQILKQPW, encoded by the coding sequence ATGACACACAAGGGACAACTGACGCCGGGTGGACAGACGGTTCTGCAAGCAAAAATCGGCATCGTCGTGGTCGCATTTTTTCTGTTGTTCGGGCTGGTGTTCGGCTTTGTCGTCCTGCAGGAGACTCCCGACTCGGAAGGCAGCCTGAAACTCCTCATCGGCCTGTTCTTCCTGATCTGGGTCGTGGCCTGCCTCGGGATCATCGTCTTTTACACCAGGCTGATGTCAAAACGGGGATCCCCAACCGACAACTCCCTTGTCGATATTCACCTGGAAAGCACGGCCGGATTCGATGAGCGCCTGCGTGCCCTGGAGGCCCTGAAAAGCGATGGCCTGCTCTCCGAAGAGGAATACCGGGCCAAACGCGAACAGATATTGAAGCAGCCCTGGTAA
- the mnhG gene encoding monovalent cation/H(+) antiporter subunit G, with translation MLWVSGFLILTGIFFFAVAVLGILRFPDFYTRLHAAGKCDSLAAVLVIFGIALYNLIDFSPANLLVSLKILAIAAFVFVASPTATHAVTEAALIIGVEPWTRKDKQQ, from the coding sequence ATGCTCTGGGTTTCCGGGTTTCTCATTCTGACGGGAATCTTCTTTTTCGCGGTGGCCGTACTCGGTATTCTACGATTTCCCGATTTTTATACCCGGCTGCATGCGGCGGGGAAATGCGACTCATTGGCCGCGGTGCTGGTGATTTTCGGCATCGCCCTCTACAACCTGATCGATTTTTCCCCCGCCAACCTGCTGGTCAGCCTGAAGATTCTGGCCATCGCCGCGTTCGTCTTCGTCGCCAGCCCAACGGCCACTCACGCGGTGACCGAGGCGGCGTTGATCATCGGCGTCGAACCCTGGACCCGGAAGGACAAACAGCAATGA